A stretch of DNA from Globicephala melas chromosome 4, mGloMel1.2, whole genome shotgun sequence:
TCAAACATTACATTTACCTGTTtacaaaagttcttttttttttccaagtaaaaaTAGGTGATCGCTAAATTAACGTGCCTAGTTGGTAGAAAGTAAACTGAAAGGCTAAGGAGAGGCTGCTTTAAGGTTGATAGTGTATATCTTTAACTTAGCACGATTTACCTTCAAGtgatataatacacatataagAACCATACAGTAGtctattttaatttctccccTCCTGAACTTTCTGCTGTGTTATTTACATTTTCCTCTACATACGCTGTAAAACCTACACtacattgttcttatttttatttaaacgtTCGAttgtcttttaaagagatttagaTAATAAGGAAAAAGATTTTCGATATTTACCCATGTGGCTGCTCTTCATTTCTCTGTGTCGATCCGTATTTCCacctggtatcattttccttctgcctaaaggACCTCTTAACCTTTCCTGTAGTGCAGGTCTGCTGGTAATGAATTCCTGaagcttttgtatgtctgaaaacaAAACCTTTACTTCACCTCTGTTTAGAAGGATACTTGTGCTGGTTATGGAATTCTAGTTaacaggtttgattttttttcatgcagTGCTTTAAAGATGCTCCCCTGCTGTCttgcttgcattttttttcagtgggAAATCTGCTGTCATCCTGCATTCATTCTCCCTTTGgccacttttaagattttctctttatcattgattttgagcaatttgattatgatgttccttggtgtagttttcttcatgtttcttatgCTTTGGAGTTGATTGAATTTATTGGATCTGTGAGTTTATAGTTTTTATCCAATTTGGGAAaaatttggccattatttcttcaaatatttttttctgttctgccttCCATCTCTTCTCTCTGAAGCTGATCTTTGACTGGCTCAGGAGGCAGTGTATGTGTCCAAATTTGCTGGGGGAAAAAGCATATgtagtttcttgttttgtttatcttaGGTCCAGGAGCCAACCCAGGGCATTCTTGTTGGGGCTGCAGTGGCGGAAGGGAGCCCAGTGGGGGCGCCCTCCGGAGGCACTATTTCCCACGCTGACTACCCAGTCCTCTGGCTGCTGATGTCATGAGTAACACCGCAGTCCCAATGCCCCCCCAGGTCAACAGTGACTCCATGGGGGGCCGTGTGTGGGAGCCTTTCTTCCTCATCACCCTGGCTGGGGCAGTAGGGGCTGTGGTAATGTACGTCCAGAAGAAAAAGCAGGTGGATCGGCTTCATCATCACCTGCTCGCCGTGTGCAGCTACAGCCCTGCTGAGAAGCTACACAAGGTTGAGCAGGAGCTCCTCTCTGGCGTGGGAAAGGTGGTACATGGCTGGCAGAGTGACTACCAGCTCAAGCAAATGCTCTTGCTGGTGTCAAGACACGACCTGACCCCCTTACCCTGATCTTCAGAACTTTCTGGGCCTGAAACGCCCAAGACCCTGTGAGCTGCTGCTTCCCCTCCAGCTTGCACTCATCCAGCGCCCCCTGCCGGATTCTGGGTGTCCATTCCTCCTCCCACCCGTTCCCAGCAGCATCTGTTTCATAAGCCCCAGCAGAGCAACCAGTCCTCACCTTCACCTCACTCCCCTCTAGGCCTTCAATCTTTGTGGGCTTTAAGCCCACCACACGCTCCCAGGCGCTAATGGGAAGTTTTCCTTCTGAAGTGGAAGGCTGGCCAAGAGACAGAGCTCTGCCCTTTCTACGGGCATCACTTTCGCTAGCCCTCCCTGCCTTTGCTTTGGAGTCGTTTCCATGGTGATAGGGCCTGATGTATAATATTCAGtatatatgttttgtaaataaagcattTTGTGGAAAAGAAGATCTTAGAGTAAGATAGGTTTtggaaaaacatataaataacatGTAAAcaacagccattaaaaagaaagaggagaaaagaagaaaaatgatagatACATATGAAAGCAGAAAATGTTTAaacactggcaaaaaaaaaaataccctaaacaaattcaaaagataaatgacaaaaaGAGAGAACACATATGCAGCACAGGTAACAAAGAGCTAATTACCTTAATACACAAGAgaacatttacaaataaataagataaagatagaaagaaaaaggaagagagaaagaaaagaaaaaagaagaaaggagcaaaGATATAAAATGGTAGTTCACAGAGAAAAATGGCTGAGAAACATGTAAATGTGCTCATCATTACTAATTTTAAAGACATGCCCAGCGCATATACCattcccccctgccccaccccaaaaGCTTAGCAGAGATTAAAAACTTGGAAGTGACCCGCCCTTAACATTTGCAGGGTTAAAGCAACAATACAAATGCAACGAACAAACTACAAGTAAaccatcaaatattttttttctcttaccttAACTAATAAATCTCATTCATAATCTGAAAGGCCAGGTTCAAGTTTAGACTTCTTACACTCCTCAGACTTCTGCACCAAAGATGGTACCCAGCCCCTAGTTCATAGCTGCCCCTTCTTTTCCCACCCCCGCTCCATCCTCCACTGTGAGATGCCTtacgctgtgtgtgtgtgtgtacatccaGCCCACACATCCAAGCTCCCTCTACACTCCATATATGGTTACCCCTTGGCCACCTTAGGGCCTAAGGATGAGCGTATCAGCCATATGCATTCTGGAAGATGGATCTGGGAAGAGGCCTATGCAGTCCCCAGAGGTAGGCTTAGGGTTCTTTGGGAAAGAAATTCTAGGGTCTCAGACACCCAGAGCATGGTCAAGAAGGGGGGGGGGTGCAGGCTTTAGGTGGGCACACCCCCTTGACCCAATAGAGCCCATGCCCTGTGCGAAGGTCACCACCAGAGGAGAGCCAGAATGGAGCTTTCTATAGCTTGGGGCCCATGGCAGGGATCCTCTGGCCCTGGTCCTAGGGAGGTGCTAGATACAGGGAAATAGGCAGATTCATACAATAGTTGTTTCAGATAAATTTGAGGGAGAGAGCAATTTGGCAGTATCCTCTAAAATTCAACCTGGCCGTTCCATTTCTAGTCATGAATCATCTAGAGTTATTTGTAGAAGTGCCCAATGGCGTATGCACAATTATGTTCACTATAACACTATAAAATCAAAAGGCTGCAAACAATATAAATATCTAACAGCAAATGGGTAACTAAATTATGGTACACTCGTGCACTGAAATATATTCTGCAGCCATTAAATAGGTTAGGCTGGTGTGAAAGatcttcaatatatatttttaagtgagaaaagcaaattaatatttatgtagtgtgaccaactgtgtgtgtgttatgcTTACATTCGTTAAAAATTTTTCCAGAAGGAATTACAAGAAACTATTACAAGTAACTACCTCCGATTAGAAGGGCAGGGATTGATGGGGGCCAGTTTTTAcacctctgtctgtctgactttgTTGTCAGTGCATTTAGTACTTtcataattaaaacaataacaaaaacggTACTCTAAAATTTACCAGATGCATCCAATAACAACCTTGCCTCAATCAGTGACAGCAACTGAGAATCCGTCACATACAGGCAGTGTGTAGGCACTGGCCAACACAACCAAGAATCTTCTCTCCAGTTCAGTGGAATTTTGTTCAGCCATTTGCTGCCAGTTTtatctccttcttcatttctaaggTGGCAGGAACCCTACAGAAACCCTGGAGAAAATATGTCACATAGGTGCTTCCTTTGTAGATTTCCCTAGAAGTCTGCCAGCTGGGCAGCAATGGGTCAGCAGCCCCTGGGTCACGCACAAGGCCCTGCAGGTTTAGGAACAAACTCTGGCCCTGACCTGGCCTAGTCTCATTGACGTGGGCAGTGGCTCAGAGGGCTTTTCTGTTACTAGGAAAACAACTTAAAGTCAACCCTTCCCAGCACTAAGTAAACATCAACACCCCCAATTCTGAGAGAGGCCCAAAGAGATGATCTCTACCCAGGCATGAAGTCCTCCATGGCTAGCTCTTGATTAGTGATTTGGGAGCTCCTGGACCGCAGGGACCAGATTGGATTAATCTCTGTACCACAGGCACGTAGATGATGCCGTACAAACGTGGAACATACTCCCCTTGTGGATTGCCTGCCTTCATATTATATATCCATTCCAGGTGCCCACTTTCCGCAGCCTTTTTATTCCCTCATTAACAGCTGCTGGGGCGACTCAGGTGTGTCCACTGCAGCACTCAGCATTGGCTATCACTGTCTCCAGGTTTCTAGGAGCCACCCTACAGCCTGCCTCATCCCCTGGGGTCCTTGCCAGGATGTTAAACCCATCATCCTGAGAAAGTGCCCCCGAGTCAGCTCTTGCTTAGCCGGTCTTATACCCCAGCCCCCTGGATCAAGCACTGTTTCCTAAGCAACCAGCTGTGTTTGCTTAAGAAGCTGAGGccctggacttccttggtggcgcagtggttaagaatctgcctgccaatgcaggggacatgggttcgagccctggtctgggaagatcccacatgtcgcagagcaagtaagcccgtgttccacaactactgaagcccatgcacctagagcccgtgctccgcaacaagagaggcctgcacaccgcaacgaagagtagcccccgctcgccacaactagagaaagcccatacgcagcaacgaagacccaacgtagtcaaaaataagtaaataaatttttgaaaaaaaagaagaagctgaGGCCCATTTGGTAATGAGCTACCTTGTATTTCCATTGTCTCCTCACTTCCCTTTTCCCCTTATTCTTACTTCCTTGGAACTCAGTACCTTTCCCCAGTAGAGGTTTAGCATGCAAGCTTTGCCTCAGGCCCCTTTTTCTGGGGAAACTGGGCTGAGGCCAGGATCTTCGTGAATTCACCTGTTCTGAGAAGAGGAGAGGTTTTCTTCCTGGCCCTTGCCCTGGGGAGTTCCCAGAGCAAGTCCATCTAGCCTAGGGATGAAAGCAGAAAACCCAACTTTCATGGAAAGATATAAAACATTAGGAAGGGTAACATAAAggctaaatagacatttaacaATTTCAAAGTTTAGTCGCTGTCTCTAATATCACAGCATTTTTTCATTGAAAACAGCTTGAGGATGGTACTTAGCCAAGGCATCCCCAGGCAGCAGAGGGGAGTAAAGGAGAGGGGCAGAGAATACCATATGCTTACTTGGTTCACCATCTGTAgtgtatttctccttttctcatgGTCCATGGTGCTCCAGATCCTGACAGAAGTATGGCGAATCAGTGTGTTGGGGAGGAtcgggaggtgggggagggagtatGGGAACCcgtttcagaatttttaaaaggttttattgTTTAGAAGAGCTGCATGGcaaggaagaaggaggggagggttCGTTAGACAAAAACTGGTGACCGCCACACCCAGGTTCCTTAAGTGTCCAAAATCACAGGCTTTATTTTGCATACAAAGTCAACCCAAGACCCTTTCCAAGAATGTTTTTGTAGTCAGTAAGGGAGGAGAGGACCTGTAAAAGAGATAAGACCCCATCATGcctggcaggagagagagaggtagatCGTGTGGTCATGAATTGGCAAACTTTAACATGGCTGTTTGGAGGGTCTCTGGTGACATacctttgaaaacaaaaactatatttGTCTAGCAAAACATAAGAGTCCATTCTGTTGTTGAGGCTCTCCTTTTCTTCAACTACTACCATGAAGCAATGTCTCATTATGGAGAGGCTCATTTGTTCATCATACTCAACCAGAAGTGACCAGAAGTCCAACATCAAATGATAAATCTGTCTTTATGTCTCATTCCTGAATCTTGAAACCAATCATTTCTACTGGGACTCAACTCTGTTTGAAAAAGATGAAAGATCCAAAGGGAAACAAGGGGTCCAAGCAAAAGAAATTCAGATTAaactttcacttagcataagatGTCCCTGACTCGACATCATGGTCCTCAAGGccagaagaatgaagaaatacAAGAAAGACAAATGAGAAGGGGTCCATGCCCTGAGAGAAGGCAGGAAAACAGCAGTTACCGGAGGAAGTGAATGCTAGAAAGATGGCTCTCCAGCCTGGCTGCATACTGGAACCACCCAGGGAGCcttaaaaaaaatgctgttgcCTGGTTACCACTCCCAGAgactctgatttaattggtctaggGTATGGCCTGGTTGTCAGAAATGCTAAAAGCTTCCCAAGGTGATTCTAATGTCAGCTCAAGGCTGAGAACCAGTGTTCTGGAGGAAAGATACTTCTGTCCTTGATTCTGTTTACTTGTCTCCATCTGTTACTCTCTCCCATTACCAAGCCAAACTTGGGTCAGCTCGCCCATGCACAGtgaagccaatctactgacatcgggttgtggtgaaggaaactgcagtgtttattgcaggtcACCAAGCAGGGAGCCCAAACAGcttaaaagacctgaactcccccatggctttcagggaaaggtttttaaagacagggtgaggaagGGGGGTTTGGGAGGTgcatgatcagctcatggacattcttctgattggttggttgtGAGGTAATTGAGAgccaacatcatcaaccttctggttccaagcaGTCTGGagtctacatgcttgtggtcagcatagggttaacttcttccacctgatggGGGTTTTGGTAGCTGtcaaacagctcaaaggatatggctcaggatattagcTATAGCCCTTGAGatggaactaaaggtccttgactttgtttaatggctaaacaattattattttgtcttccttgactgtttccctttgtttttctattttctcatttctccaatTAAATTTACtcgttggaactcagggaaggcctaggaagctaaagttttctacagacaagaggcaggaggaggacatggggtggggggttcTGTCCCAGGAAGGTCCCAGAGGATCCTGCTCAGTTACACTACCTGTTCTTAAGAGTCTTTCCCCCTTGCTGTTGGTCAAGGCAGCTTGCCCAGAGCTCGGAGGGGTTGTGCTGACTGCTCAGGTCAAGGAGCAGAAGTCGGCTCTGTGGTGTACCCTCCTGCCTACTAgtgccccagcctcccagcctccagcttTCCTCTGCCACACAAGTAGAAAAATTTTCCACTCTCCTGGCAGCGTGCTGCCTACAAAACAAAGCTTGGGGAAGAGTGCCTTGAGTAGTCCAGAAAGTTTCACTAGGAAGAACTACATGGCAGAGGGCAATTTGAGATCTATGCAACCATAATCCTCTTCAGTTCCTTTTCAGTTTACGTCTAGTCAAGAAAAGCCCTCAGCATGGAAGGTTGAGGGTTCTTTCCTCGTAGATAAGTCCACACCCATAAGAGTGGTCTGCTGCAGTGGTGGGCTGAGCAGGTAAAACTGTTAGGCTCATTATGCCTTGAAAAGTGAATCAATATTCTTTCAGGTTAGGACAGACTATTTCTGCTGAGACCCATTTGGAAAAGTGAAAAGCTCTTTTGGAAGGGAACAGCAGTTTCTACAGAATTCTACATTCTAGTGAAAAGTAAAAGGCTATAGCTTTCACTTCCTGGAGACCtgattaacctttaaaaaaaaataaatgggatccttttaaatttatctcAACTGGAAATCAGCCATAGATATCAGAGGCGGAAGACttaagtgttttttctttaaaacaaaatgcacTTGGGCCATCAGATCATAGTGCTGTCAAATCTGGCACACGTGAAATGCTTGGGAAAGGTAGTGTGTATTATCCAGAGCTGGTATTGGCTAGGCAAACCATCAAACAGAGGCCATGCAACTTGATTTTTGAGCAAGTGCGAGGGCCATACCTGAAAAACCAATTGTTACTAGGAGTTTAGAAAGGACAGCCTGCCTGCAGGGTAGGGAGAGCAGCAAGGGGGAGGAttgccacattttgtttctcttctctctaggAAGCCAGACAGGGCCCGAAGAACAGCCTGGAGTAGTGATCTCAACCCTTAGTGTGCAACAGAATCACccccagtttctgattcagtgggtctggagtgAGGCCTGAGAACTTGCATATCTAACATGTTTCTGGGTGATGGAGATGCTGCCGgtctgggaccacactttgagacttactggctgggaggaggagaagcTGAAAAGAAGGTCGTGCCATAATGCTGGAAAACCCTCTGCTGGAACTAGTCCCAAAAGGCTGTGCCCCTGGAAACCAGACTGggagcaactttttttttaacttgcaaaAAATAGATGGCTTATTCTTTCACCTGAGAGTGACTCAAACAATCACCATGAGAAGCTTTCTGTCTTGCTAAAAGAAAATTAGGTTAATAACATCTCTCTATGATGATGACTTAAAACACCATTTCTAGCATCTCCATCTGGGCCACTACTGTCCAAAGCCTTTCTGCCTCatcttcccaccccacctccagcccacacTGGTGGCCTGACAGAATCTCAGAATGTCTTGGTGAACAGCTCTGTGAGATTTTATTAGCACTGAGGGATAAACAGGAACCTTAACCCCTGTTTTGTCACTAAGTAGCCAcattacttctctctctctctgggccttggcttcCCCATCAATAAAAGGAGGGTTTTCAACAAggtaataagaaagaaaatgacagtatTTTGATATTTATAGTTTACTTGGCACTTGCGTACATATTATCTCAGTTAACCcctgtgaaataatttttattccctCCCCATttttcacagagaaagagaattgGAAAAGCACAATAATTTTAAGGACCAATATTAAAAATGGCCACATAGAAAATTCTGCAAAAACTAACATGGAAGACACAGTCCCTTATGTTACTCAGTGTCCCTTTTGTAACAATTTATGTGAAAAATTCCTCCTAAAATTAAGTGCCTGATAAATATATCCCTCCAAAGACATAATATGCATCATTTTACAGGACAGAATCAACTTCCTAactcttcatatttttcttctgtttcagcTGCCAGAAAGCTTAGAGCTAATTATGCCAAGATTATAATAACAATTTAAATCTCAAATTCCTGGTAACATTATCTCTCACATCCTCTAAATCCTAATGCCTAAATGTTTTCTTACATAGATTATCCGTGATTAGCGTGACAGTGTAATTCACCATCTAAGCGGGGCCCTTTGCGGAGTGAAAGAGAACACCATGAATAATTATGCCCAGGTGACAGATGTAAACTAGGACTGTTTCAGGCAAACTGGGATGGGTGGTCACCCTACCTATGGTTGGAAATAGACTTggcaaaaattatatacaaaaaacACTCAATTTGACCTTGTAAGTGTGGCAGTTTGGGGTCTCATTTAACTCAATAAagtcacataaaaatgaaaatagattatAACTCATAAGAAAAAACAGCAACTAATAGGTTCTAAATATACTTGCAAGACTGGGAAGAGAGAGGGCGTAGTGCTGAGGATGGACACTTCTCCCTTCAAGCATCTCCAAACCCTTCATTTCCTAAAGCCTCTGCCTCCTAAGCCCCATGGGCGTCACATCCTGTGGCCAGTGGCAGCTCTACAGTTCCTTATAAGAGGGTCTTAAGCAAGGTCGTCTGTTTagaagggaaagggggaaggagggcttTAAGCCGAACAGTGTAGCACTTTACTGAAGATTGTGGATTTTCCATCTCAAAGAATGGGGTGGTGTTGATGAAGTTGGTGGAGCCCTGAAAAGTCACAGTCACCAGGCAGTCCCACTGCCTCACAAGGGCAAGCCACCCAGTATTTGCCTGCTCACGCACTCCCCACCACAACCCCTGCCGAAGACAGGACTGACTGATTGGTCATGGCAGGACCATGGAGACATAGATGGAGGCCACCCGAGGATTGGTGCGTTCAACCAGGTGCCCTGGTTCATACCCAGACACATTGCTTGATGCCTTTTCCACCTTCCCCTTCTCCAGTCACAGAAGTGTAACTGAACAAGTCTTCCACAAAGAGACccccccccatgtcctctgcctgcctcttgtctgtaaaAAAAAccttagcctcctaggccttccccaaattccaaagaataaatttaatcagagaagtgagaaaatgcagaaagaaaacagtcaagcaagacaaaataataatagtttagctattaaacaaagtcaaggatcGTTAGTTAGTTCCTCCTTCAGGGCTATAGATAAcatcctgagccatatcctttgagctgtttgaCAGTTACCAAAACCCCCAcgaggtggaagaagttaactgcatgctgaccacaagcacgtagaccccagaccaatTGGAATCAggaggttgatgatgttgactctcAATTATCTCACCAccgaccaatcagaagaatgtccacgaatcacacacccccaacccctcaccctcaccctgtctttaaaaacctttccctaaAAGCTTTTGAGGAGTTCGGGGCTTTTAAGCATAAGCAGCCTGGACTCCATGCTTGGTgtcctgcaataaacactgcagtttccttcaccacaaccaggTGTCAGtggattggctttactgtgcacaGGTGAGCTGACCCAAGTTTGGTCTGGTAGCAGAGGCAGGTGAGCTTGTTTCAGCCAGGTGAGTCAGGGGTGAGGGATGGGCTGAGTCTTGGGTGTTAACAAAAGAGGGGCAGGTGTGTTTGGACAATGAGCAGGCCTCAGAGGCCAAATGTTCACGGTTGGGCTTCCTGGAGCTCAAGAATCCCCTCTGTCCTTCCTCCTCATCTCTCTAACAAGTCCGGTTAAACTCTGCCCCTCTCGGTTCACTGCCGGGCTGGCCCCCGGAGCCTCACCTCGGTTGCGGAAAGCCGCTGCGTCCCTTCCAAGAACCAACACTAGAGGTCGCCTTTCTCCAGCGTCAGGCAAGTTGACGCGGAAGGAGACGGTCCAGCTTCTGCTTAAATTGCACGTTGGTGGGCGGGCCCAGTGGCCCTGATTCCGGGCCAGTTCCTGGACGGCTCGCGTCCCAAGTGGGAAGGCGCGGTTCCGGCCTGAAGAGGAGGCTGAGCCACGAAGCTCTGAGGAGATGCAGCGCTGGGTTGAACAGTGAGGTGTGAGCAGGTGAGGAAAAGACCAAATCCGGGTAGAAATACTTTGCACAAGAGATGAAACTTCCAGGAGCAACAAAAGCCCGTGCAGTCTGAAGAGCCCATGagataaagtgtgtgtgtgaattttaaaGTGCTACCCACACCCTTTTAAGTGGCCTGTTATTCTCTGCAGATATGGACACTGTGTAAGGGAGGCCCAGGTGTCCCATAAAGGCCGTCTTGGGCCAGGGCTCACAGGAGGGCCCCCAGCCTGGCTTGCCTGTGATTC
This window harbors:
- the LOC115855211 gene encoding small integral membrane protein 29-like → MSNTAVPMPPQVNSDSMGGRVWEPFFLITLAGAVGAVVMYVQKKKQVDRLHHHLLAVCSYSPAEKLHKVEQELLSGVGKVVHGWQSDYQLKQMLLLVSRHDLTPLP